One Streptomyces sp. CG4 genomic window, CGCATCTCCATCCTGACCACCCTCGCCTGTTTGACGAGTCGACGTTACCGTCTCCAGCGAACCGCCCAGGGAGTGGGTTGCCGCGGTCATCGGCCCCTTGGCGGCAGCGCACACGAGGGCGGAGACAGGCTTCGGCGCTGTCGGCTCCCCGCTCCCGAGGTCGCGGACGGGACGACCCTGATGTGTCCTTCCCTCCCACCTATGTCAGCACCGGTGGCTTCACCAAAACCGCCGTAGCCTGTCGATCTGGTCCGTTCCCGTGGGGCCGGGCATTGCGACGGCGCTGTTCCGGCCGCTGCACGAGGGTGGTGCGCTTCCACGGAAGCCGTAGATATCCGCCTGCAGCTGCCCTCGAAGGGCAAGGCCTGCATGGCCAACGGCAACTACGGCGGAACCGCCTACGCCCCGAGGGGCCGGTATGGCGAGCCGGACGGACGGATCACCGTGATGGGAGCGGTGCTCGCCTGGCAGGAGCCGGGAGCATGGCCGGTCAGCTCGGTGCGGGCGCACCTTGCGCGGGCTACGACACTGCGGGCTACAACACCGCGGGCCGTGGGCACCTGGCGCGCGGCTTTGCGTGTCCACGTGACTTTCTTGGTCAGAACACGGCACGGAAGTCCGCTTCCGTACACGTTCGGCCCTTCGGATGTCCCCGCACGCACCACATGCCGCCCCCTCCCGCACTGCCTGAGGAGAACCCTTGTTGCGACGTTCGGCCCGTACGGCCCGTACGGTCACCGCGGCGGCCGCCGCGCTCGCCGCCGCCGGCGCGCTCACCGCCACGGCCATCGAGCCCGCCTCGGCGCACACGCCCGGACACCCGGCCGCCCGGCACGTCCTGCTGCTGTCGGTGGACGGCCTGCACCAGTCCGACCTGGCCTGGTACATCGCCCGCCACCCGCAGTCGGCACTCGCCCGGCTCGCCGACGGCGGCGTGGAGTACACACACGCGAGAACCACCATCCCCTCCGACTCGTTCCCCGGCATGGTCGGCCAGCTCACCGGCGGCAACCCGGGCACCACGGGCGTCTACTACGACGACGGCTACGACGCCGCCCTGCTCCCGGCCGGCACCACCAAGTGCGCGGGCGCCAAGTCCGGCGCCGAGGTCGACCTCACCGAGGACCTCGACAAGAACAAGGACTCCATCGACGCCGGCCAGGGCCTGACCGGGCTGCCCGGCAGCATCCTGAAGATGACCGGTCACCCCGCAAGCCTCATCGATCCGACGAAGCTGCCGGTCGACCCGAAGTCCTGCGCGCCGGTCTCCCCGCACGCATACCTGCGGGTCAACACGGTCTTCGACGTGGCCCGTAAGGCCGGACTGCGGACCGCGTGGTCCGACAAGCACGTGGCCTACGACATCCTCAACGGTCCCTCGGGCAACGGCATCCAGGACCTGTTCGCCCCGGAGATCAACAGCACCGCCATCGGCTACCCCGCGGGCGACGACTGGACCAAGGACAACGCGGCGACCGAGCAGTACGACGGCTACAAGGTGCAGGCCGTGCTCAACGAGATCGACGGCTACGACCACAGCGGCACCCACAAGGTCGGCACCCCGGCGGTATTCGGCATGAACTTCCAGTCCGTGTCGACTGCCCAGAAGCTGCCCGCCTCCGACGGGCTGGCCGGCGGCTACAAGGCGAAGGGCGTGCCCGGCCCGCTGCTGGAGAAGAACCTTGCCTTCGTCGACAGGGAGGTCGGTGCGTTCGTCGCCGAACTCCGCAAGCGGCACCTGGACGGCAGCACCACGGTCGTCCTGTCCGCCAAGCACGGTCAGTCGCCGACCGATCCCAAGGCGCTGACCCGCATCGACGACGGCCCCCTCCTGGACGGCCTCAACGCCGCATGGAAGAAGGCCCACCCGGGCTCCGGCGACCTGGTCGCGCACGCCGTGGACGACGACGCCATGCTGATCTGGCTCACCGACCGATCGAAGGCCGCCACCGACTTCGCCAAGGCGTACCTGCTTGCCCAGTCCGGCACCGGCAACGGCATCGACGGCAACGCGAAGCCCTTCATGGCGAGCGGCTTGAAGACCCTGTACGCGGGCGCGGACGCCGCCCGGTACTTCCACGTGCGGCCGGGTGACTCCCGGGTGCCCGACCTGTTCGGCATCAGCCAGTACGGCGTCGTCTACACCGGCGGCAAGAAGAAGATTGCCGAGCACGGCGGCGCCCACGCCGACGACCTCGACGTTCCGCTCGTCGTCTCCGGCGCCGTCACCCCGCACGACGTCCGGGTCGCCGCCCCGGTCGAGACCACCCAGATCGCCCCGACCATCCTGCGGCTCCTCGGCCTCGACCCGCGGACCCTGGACGCCGTACGCGCCGAGCACACCCCCGCACTGCCCGCGCGCTGACCTCACGATCTGCGGGCTGGGGAGCCACTCCCTGGGCTCCCCAGCCCCTGGCCGGTCCGCACGCAGGTCGCGGACCCTCGGGCGCAGACGACAAGGCCTCCTCAGGACGATCACGTAATTCCCAAGGTAATGGCTGCAGTTGAGAGGAAGCGCCCCAGGAGGTGCCCCGGCAGAGTATCCTCCTGCCCGTCCAGGGTGGGCACCACAGCCTCATCGGCCGAGAGCAGTACACCACCGTCGCCTTCAGTATCGGCATCAACGGTTCACAGCGCCGCAGGCACAGCCGCGGCCCCACAGGGGCGGCATCCGTGACCACGACCAGCCTCAGCCGGACGCCTGTGTCTCTGCCGATGCCGCCGCCGTACGACCGGCCGAACACCTATCCCCAGACCACCCCGGGAACGCCTGAGTCTCAAGCCTCATAGGATCGGCCTACCGGTGGCGGCCAGTCGCCTGTCATGCTCAAGTGATGCGGAAGCCCACTCCCGACGGTCCTCGCTCCCCTGACATGACTGTCTCCCCGGACGCTCCCGTCGGCATACGCTTCCCGCTGCTCACCCAGCAGTGGCTGGATTTGACGTTCATCCACTGGGCCGTCGAACCGGCCACGGTGGCACACCTGTTGCCGACCGGGACCGTGCCCGACATCCACGAGGGAACCACCTACGTCGGGCTGGTCGCCTTCCGCATGCACAAGGTCGGCTGGTTCCGGCTGCCCGGGGTGCCCTACCTCGGCTCGTTCCCGGAGACCAACGTCCGCCTGTACTCGGTGGACACGCACGGCCGCCGCGGTGTCGTCTTCCGCTCGATGGACGCCGCGCGCCTGATCCCCGTGGTGATGGGACGCATCGGCTTCCACCTTCCCTACCTGTGGTCCCGTATGGGTGTGCGCGCCGCCGACGACACCGTCACCTATACCAGTTCGCGCCGCTGGCCGGGCGGACGCGGCGCCTACAGTCGCGTCACCGTACGCACAGGTGAACGCATTGACGAACCAACCGAGTTGGAGCACTTTCTCACCGCCCGCTGGGGCATGCACAACCCCCTCGCGAGCGGGGCCGCGTACCTGCCCAACCACCATCCGCGCTGGCCTCTCCACCGTGCCGAGCTCATCACCTGCGAGGAGAATCTGCTCACCGCGGCCGGTGTGCCCGCGCCGAGCACCGCCCCGGTCAGCGTCCTGTACTCACCAGGCGTCCCGGTCCGCCTGGGCCGCCCCGTTCGCCTGATCGGCTTGTGAGAGACCTGATCGGGTGAGCCACTCGGCTCGTGGCTGTCTACAGCCGGTCCAGCGGGGAGTCGTCCACGACTCCAGGATGTCGAGTCCATTCACCCGGCGACAGCCATCTCCGCATCCGCGTACACAGCCCCTGCCGGGCGAGAGGAGAAGGTCTGATGGGGATACCAGCCTTGGCGGACGCGGCGAACGCTGCGTGGACGAACCCACCGCGCTGCAGGTGGCTGGGAGCCGGCCCAGGACCAGAGCCGCGAAGCAGATCACGGTGAGCGGGTTCATCATCGTGATCCCCCACAGCCCAGGATAGGCGCGGGGCGGGGGTCGGCCAGCGCCTCGCTGTCTCCGATCGTGAGGCCACCGCGAACTCCTCGTTCGGCGGCGGTGTACACCCCTACCCCCGCGCCGAGTTCTCGCAGCCGCACCGCGAGTGCCATCAACGGTCCGAGGTCCCGCGCACCCCGCATCGGATCCGCAGGTGGCGGGAGTGGTGCGGCACCGGGACGAGCTGGGTGACGTCGCTGCGGTTGCCGCCGGCGGGTGTGACCGCGAGCGCAGCACGAGCAGGATGTGCTGCCGGGGGACCAGCCGTCATCCGTAGTTCCACCGCAGTGGCACGTAGGGGTGCCCTTCGTCAGAGGTTGATCATGTGTCCCGCGAGTCCGTGCAGGGCGTCCTGCACCGCCTCGCTCAGCGTCGGATGGGCGTGGACGTTCCTGATGAGTTCGTTCACCGTCAGATCCCACTTCTGTGCCAGGGTCAGCTCCGGGAGCAGCTCGGTGACATCCGGGCCGATCAGATGGGCGCCGAGTAGTTCGCCGTAGCGGCCGTCACCGACCAGCTTCACGAACCCGGCGGTGTCGCCGAAGCCGTGTGCCTTGGCGTTGGCCGTGAAGGGGAACTTCGCCACGCGGACGTCGAAGCCCTGGGCGCGTGCCTCGGCTTCGGTCCAGCCGAAGCTGGCGATCTGGGGCTGACAGAACGTGGCGCGCGGGATCATGCGGTAGTCGAGTTCCATGGTCTCGGCGCCGGCGATGCTCTCGGCGGCCACGACACCCATCGCCTCGGCGGTGTGAGCCAGCATCAGCTTCGCCGTGACGTCGCCGATCGCGTAGATGTGCGGCTGGCTGGTGCGGCAGTGTCCGTCGACGTCGATGGCTCCGCGGTCGGTGAGCCGTACGCCGGTGCTGGAGAGGCCGTAGCCATGGGTACGCGGCTGGAAGCCGGTGGCCTGCAGCACCTTCTCCGCCTCCAGGACCTGCTGCCGGCCGCCCTGTTCGACCAGCACGCGGACCTGGTCCTCGGCTTCCTCGATGGACTGCACGCCTGTGGAGGGCAGTACACGGATGCCCTGGCGCTTGAAGCGTTTGGCGAGCTCGGCAGAGACCTCCTCGTCCTCCAGCGGCACGATGCGGTCGAGGAATTCGACGAGCGTGACCTCCACGCCGTAGGAGCTGAGCAGGGTGGCGAACTCGACGCCTATGGCGCCGGCGCCTGCGATGATCAGGCTGGCCGGGAGGCTGTCGGCGAGGATCTGCTCCTCGTAGGTGACCACGCGCTTGCCCAGCGCCGTACCGGGCAGCAGCTTCACGGTCGCACCGGTCGCGATGATGCAGGAACGGAACGACAGGGTCGCTTCGCTGTCGCTCATCCGCACCTGGAGCGTGTGCGGATCGAGGAAGGTTCCCTGGCCCTCGAATTGCGTGATCTTGTTCTTGCGCATGAGGTAGGTGACGCCCTTCGAGCGCCCCTCGGCGACCATCCGGCTCCGCTCGTACGCGGCCCGGTAGTCCAGGGTGACGTCCCCGCTGATCTTCACCCCGAACTTCTCCGCGTCGTGCAGGAACAACTGCGCGACCTCGGCGTTGCGCAGCAGCGCCTTCGCCGGGATGCAGCCGATGTTCAGACAGACACCGCCCCAGAACCGGCCCTCCACGATGGCCGTGTGGAGCCCGAGCTGTGCGCAGCGGATGGCGGCCACATATCCGCCGGGGCCGGCTCCGAGAACCACGACATCGAAGTCACTGTCCGTGCTCATCCGCCCACCTCACGGTTACTCTCGGACGCAGCCGGTCCTCGCGCTCTCCCGCGCGCCCTCACGCGGTCGGGTAGAGCAGCTCCTGCGGGCCCGACAGCGCCGCGCGCACCTGGCGAGCGGTCTCGTCGTCGGACACCTCCGGCTCGTCGTGACTGATCGCGTCCATCGTCTTCGCGACCACTTCCACAGCTTCCACCTTAGGAGCGTCGACCGTTACGGTCGCGTCGGCGTCGGCGTCGGAGTGGGCGTCGGAGTGGGCCTCGGCGTAGCCCACATGCACGCCGACGACGCTCTTGCTGCAGCGGCCGCGGTCTGATCGGGGTCGGTGAGCGTCGAGGCGCACGGCTTCCGCCCCAGGCTCGGTGAAGTCCTCGGGGCGGCGGACACTCGCATACACCTTGGCGGCACCCCGGGCCGGCAGAGCGCGAGTGAACCCCGGCTCGAATCCCCGATTCGCTCCGGTCACGAGTGCGACCGATCCCTTGCTCTCCGTGCTCCGCGCCCTCATTCCAGAGCTTTCGCCCCCTGCGCGCAGCGTCAGGACGGCGCCAGGTCCGACATCGCCTCGTCCGCCGCGGACACCCCGCCCACGGCCCGGAGGCGCAGGAGGGCCCTGTGCGCGCCGTAGGCGTGAGTGAGTCCCTTGGGGCGGCCTTGCGGGTGGAGACTGTTGCCTCGTCGAGCAGGGCGTCATCGGGGAGACCCGTCTCCGAGCACCAGGTCGAGTTCGCCTGTGGCCAAGCCCGCAAGCGGGGTGGGATCCCCACTGTCCCTGGCGCCGGCGCCGGTACGGTGGGCACAGGCGTGTGAGCCCGTTTCTGTGGGCCGTCGGGGGGAAAGAACCCGCGCCCGCTTGTGTCTGCCGCCAGACCGTCCCACCACGCTGAACAATCGCCCTGATCTGTAGGCAGGCACGGGTTCGTACGGCGCAGAGGGGACCGACCGATGGGTGCAGGTGGGCGTTTGGACCGTAGAGCCCTGCTCGCCGGCTCACTCGCGGGCGCCACGGCCGCCCTTGCGGGGTGCTCAGCGACGAGCGCCGCCACGTCGGCGACCAGCAGTTCGCCCTCGCCCTCTCCGCGCCCGACCACCCCCGCCGCCGCGTTCGCGAGACTGATGGATGGCAATGGACGCTGGGTGAGCGGAAACCTCCAGCATCCCGACCGGGATCCGAACCGGCGTCAGCTCGTGGCTCAGCAACAGGAGCCCTTCGGGGCGGTTCTGTCGTGCATCGATTCCCGGGTGCCGCCGGAACTTCTCTTCGACACCGGACTGGGCGACCTCTACGTGATGCGCACGGGCGGCCAGGCGGTCGGTCCGGTGGTCACCGGCTCTGTCGAGTACGGCCCCATGACGAGCGGCACCCCGCTCGTCGTCGTCCTCGGGCATCAACGCTGCGGCGCCGTCAAGGCGGCGTACGAGGCCCTGCATGACGGTAAACCCCTGCCTGGCAACCTGCAGGCGATCGTCAAGGCGCTGCGGCCGGCGTACGAGCAGGCGGTGCGGGAAGGCGGCGCCGACCCGGTCGAGACGATGACGAGGACCCAGGTCAAGCTGACCGCCGGCGCACTTCGCTCCAACGAGGACCTTGCCCCACTGGTGCGCAAGGGCTCTTTGGCGGTAGTCGGCGCGTACTACTCACTCGACACCGGCAAGGTGGAAGTCCTGGGCGGCACACCCTCCTGAAGGTGCCCGCCGCACTGGCGGACACCTCGGGCCGGCCGGCCCGGCGGCTGTGCTCACCGCATGCCGACGGCGGGCAGTTGCCCGACCCGCTCCGGGACGGTGTTGCAACCCTGCGGCGTTGGTTGCCGATCCATGTCCCGAGCCGGAGCTGCCACTCCTCCCGGTCCTTGCCGACGATCCGCTCGATGCGTTTCATCGGCACTTGCAGGTGTCCTTCGCGCTGGCAGTACTGCTTGGCGGGGGAGTAGTTGAGCGCCCATCTGTCGGACTGAGTGCGGCGGACCTCCGGCTTCTCTTCGTCGCTGGCGGGCTGGATCCGGAGCCAGAGGCGGTGGCCGGGTGGGTGTGCGTTCTCGTTTCGGCAGCGGTGGCTACCGGCCAGTAGATTTGGCTGATCAGGCACTCCTCGCAACCACTTGAGTCACTTTAGGCTCCGATCACCACACCGGATGGATGCCGACGGGGCATCACGGTCCGATCCGATCCTGATGGGGACATCGATGACGCGTTCCGGCCGCTTCCGTACGCACCGGGTCCGGGTCCGGGGCTGGCTGGCGGGCGCTGCGGCGGTGACCTCCGTCGCTCTGTGCGCGAGCATCGGCACGGCTCCCGCCTCAGCCACAACGCCTCCTGCGCGTTCGGCGGCCGCCGTCGCAGCCAGGCCTTCCTTCCGCCTGGCCGACATTCCCATGAAGGACGGTGTCGTCCTCAAGGCCGACGTCCTGACACCCGCCGCGGGAACACCTGGTGCCGACTCACGCGGTCGCTATCCCGTGATCGTGCAGCCCGCTTCGTGGGGGCAGAGCGACCTGGAGTACGTCGCTCAGGGCAGCAAGCTGGCTGCTGACGGCTATGTGGTGGTCACGTACACGGTGCGCGGATTCTGGCTCTCCGGCGGGCGGATAGACGTCGGCGGGCCCACGGACGTCGCCGACATCTCCTCCGTCATCGACTGGACCCTCGCCCACACCGAGGCCGACCCACGGCGCATCGGCATGCTCGGCCTGTCACTGGGCGCGGGCATGTCTTTGCTGGGTGCCGCCTTCGATCCCCGGATCAAGGCGGTGGCCGCGTTGAGCGCCTGGGGTGATCTGGTCGACTCCCTTTACAGCGGCCAGACCCGGCACCTGCAGGCGGCGGCACTGCTCAACGCCCTACAGGTGCCGACCGGCCGTCCGGGCGCGGAGTACGCGCGGGCTCTGGCCGACCTCTACGCCAACCGCGACATGCCGGACGTCGTCAACTGGGCCAGGGTACGGTCTCCCGGGACGTACGTGGATCGCATCAACGCCCACGGTACGGCGGTCCTCGTGTCCAACGCGTGGAGCGACAGCGTCTTCAACTCCAGCCAGATGACAGGCTTCTACCAGAAGCTGACCGGCCCCAAGCGCCTGATCATGCGCCCCGGAGACCACGCCACCCAGGAACTGACCGGATTCCTCGGCATGGACAACGAGACCTGGGCGAACGCGCGTGAGTGGTTCGACCAGCAACTGAAGGGCAACGGCGGCACTTCGGGTGCCCATGGCGCACCAGTGGAACTGCACGTCAGGCCTGGCGGCGGTGAGGAGGACTATCCCGGTTGGCAGGCTGTGAGCTCGCGGACCCGGTCGCTGCCGCTCGGCCGTGCGGACGTCTTCGGCACCGGTGCGCTGGATGGTCCGGCCGACACCGGATGGCGCACCTCGATCACCGGTGGCATCGATTCCGGGGCGGACACCGGGTTCACCGAAGTGTCCGGGGTGCTCGACCAGACCGCCTCGTTGCCGCCGATCGTCGAGGTTCCGCTGCTGCCCCGGTTCGCGGCCGCCGTCTGGCAGTCGGCGCCCTACCCGTCCCTCCAGCGCATCCGCGGTGTGGTCAGGCTGCACACCACCGTCACCTCCTCCGCGTCGCAGGGCACCGTCTTCGCCTACCTCTACGACGTGAACGCACTCGGCGTGGGTAAACTCATCTCGCACGCACCACAGAGCTGGTCCGGCCGTGCTCCGGGGCAGGCCTTCCCGCTCGACGTCGCGCTCTTCGCCACGGCCTACGACCTGCCGACGGGCCACCGGCTGGCCCTCGTCCTCGACACCAAAGACCCCGCGTACGGCGACAGCACCCAGCTCGGCAGCGACGTCTCGTTCAGCTCCCCGCAGACCGATCAGTCCCGTCTGGTGCTGCCTCTGCGTTGACCGGACGATGACCGACCAGGATCCCGGGGAGCTACTGATCGGCAGCCCACTGTGCACCCGCGTCCCGGTGCTGTCTGGTGGGCTGCGTTGCTTGGTGGGCCGGGGGTCGGGATGTGTGTCCGGGGCGG contains:
- a CDS encoding alkaline phosphatase family protein — its product is MLRRSARTARTVTAAAAALAAAGALTATAIEPASAHTPGHPAARHVLLLSVDGLHQSDLAWYIARHPQSALARLADGGVEYTHARTTIPSDSFPGMVGQLTGGNPGTTGVYYDDGYDAALLPAGTTKCAGAKSGAEVDLTEDLDKNKDSIDAGQGLTGLPGSILKMTGHPASLIDPTKLPVDPKSCAPVSPHAYLRVNTVFDVARKAGLRTAWSDKHVAYDILNGPSGNGIQDLFAPEINSTAIGYPAGDDWTKDNAATEQYDGYKVQAVLNEIDGYDHSGTHKVGTPAVFGMNFQSVSTAQKLPASDGLAGGYKAKGVPGPLLEKNLAFVDREVGAFVAELRKRHLDGSTTVVLSAKHGQSPTDPKALTRIDDGPLLDGLNAAWKKAHPGSGDLVAHAVDDDAMLIWLTDRSKAATDFAKAYLLAQSGTGNGIDGNAKPFMASGLKTLYAGADAARYFHVRPGDSRVPDLFGISQYGVVYTGGKKKIAEHGGAHADDLDVPLVVSGAVTPHDVRVAAPVETTQIAPTILRLLGLDPRTLDAVRAEHTPALPAR
- a CDS encoding YqjF family protein → MTVSPDAPVGIRFPLLTQQWLDLTFIHWAVEPATVAHLLPTGTVPDIHEGTTYVGLVAFRMHKVGWFRLPGVPYLGSFPETNVRLYSVDTHGRRGVVFRSMDAARLIPVVMGRIGFHLPYLWSRMGVRAADDTVTYTSSRRWPGGRGAYSRVTVRTGERIDEPTELEHFLTARWGMHNPLASGAAYLPNHHPRWPLHRAELITCEENLLTAAGVPAPSTAPVSVLYSPGVPVRLGRPVRLIGL
- the lpdA gene encoding dihydrolipoyl dehydrogenase: MSTDSDFDVVVLGAGPGGYVAAIRCAQLGLHTAIVEGRFWGGVCLNIGCIPAKALLRNAEVAQLFLHDAEKFGVKISGDVTLDYRAAYERSRMVAEGRSKGVTYLMRKNKITQFEGQGTFLDPHTLQVRMSDSEATLSFRSCIIATGATVKLLPGTALGKRVVTYEEQILADSLPASLIIAGAGAIGVEFATLLSSYGVEVTLVEFLDRIVPLEDEEVSAELAKRFKRQGIRVLPSTGVQSIEEAEDQVRVLVEQGGRQQVLEAEKVLQATGFQPRTHGYGLSSTGVRLTDRGAIDVDGHCRTSQPHIYAIGDVTAKLMLAHTAEAMGVVAAESIAGAETMELDYRMIPRATFCQPQIASFGWTEAEARAQGFDVRVAKFPFTANAKAHGFGDTAGFVKLVGDGRYGELLGAHLIGPDVTELLPELTLAQKWDLTVNELIRNVHAHPTLSEAVQDALHGLAGHMINL
- a CDS encoding carbonic anhydrase produces the protein MSGNLQHPDRDPNRRQLVAQQQEPFGAVLSCIDSRVPPELLFDTGLGDLYVMRTGGQAVGPVVTGSVEYGPMTSGTPLVVVLGHQRCGAVKAAYEALHDGKPLPGNLQAIVKALRPAYEQAVREGGADPVETMTRTQVKLTAGALRSNEDLAPLVRKGSLAVVGAYYSLDTGKVEVLGGTPS
- a CDS encoding CocE/NonD family hydrolase, encoding MTRSGRFRTHRVRVRGWLAGAAAVTSVALCASIGTAPASATTPPARSAAAVAARPSFRLADIPMKDGVVLKADVLTPAAGTPGADSRGRYPVIVQPASWGQSDLEYVAQGSKLAADGYVVVTYTVRGFWLSGGRIDVGGPTDVADISSVIDWTLAHTEADPRRIGMLGLSLGAGMSLLGAAFDPRIKAVAALSAWGDLVDSLYSGQTRHLQAAALLNALQVPTGRPGAEYARALADLYANRDMPDVVNWARVRSPGTYVDRINAHGTAVLVSNAWSDSVFNSSQMTGFYQKLTGPKRLIMRPGDHATQELTGFLGMDNETWANAREWFDQQLKGNGGTSGAHGAPVELHVRPGGGEEDYPGWQAVSSRTRSLPLGRADVFGTGALDGPADTGWRTSITGGIDSGADTGFTEVSGVLDQTASLPPIVEVPLLPRFAAAVWQSAPYPSLQRIRGVVRLHTTVTSSASQGTVFAYLYDVNALGVGKLISHAPQSWSGRAPGQAFPLDVALFATAYDLPTGHRLALVLDTKDPAYGDSTQLGSDVSFSSPQTDQSRLVLPLR